One window of Papaver somniferum cultivar HN1 chromosome 9, ASM357369v1, whole genome shotgun sequence genomic DNA carries:
- the LOC113312642 gene encoding uncharacterized protein LOC113312642 gives MDHILWECTFNTNIWHWLGGIFCFLNPSSFEDVLKFAKGKSSAIQEVWYNCAFKGNHGNAGLGFVARNDKGGCLGACSGGLGIATNYLAELMALVVAGEWAVKKRYGNICFSLDSKAVLLAFSNGRKPWIVVNIWNNIRKHISRITFIHSYREINFSADKMPKQGVLLARGTIIYYEDKPNFLNQLESEDG, from the exons ATGGATCATATACTATGGGAGTGTACATTTAACACAAATATATGGCATTGGTTGGGAGGAATCTTCTGTTTTCTTAATCCTTCATCATTTGAGGATGTCCTGAAATTTGCTAAGGGTAAAAGTAGTGCAATTCAAGAAGTATGGTATAACTGTGCATTCAAG GGTAACCATGGGAATGCAGGACTGGGATTTGTGGCAAGAAATGACAAAGGTGGATGCCTGGGAGCATGTTCTGGTGGTTTGGGGATAGCAACAAATTATCTGGCAGAGTTAATGGCTTTGGTGGTTGCTGGTGAATGGGCTGTGAAGAAAAGGTATGGGAATATATGTTTCAGTCTTGATTCTAAAGCAGTGTTGTTAGCTTTCAGCAATGGTAGAAAACCTTGGATTGTTGTGAATATATGGAACAATATTAGAAAACATATATCAAGAATCACATTCATCCACTCATATAGGGAGATAAATTTTTCTGCTGACAAAATGCCTAAACAGGGTGTACTTCTTGCAAGAGGAACAATTATATATTATGAAGACAAGCCAAATTTTCTGAATCAGTTGGAGAGTGAAGATG GGTAG